The following is a genomic window from Candidatus Aegiribacteria sp..
CGGCAACTACATCGATTTAAGAGTAAACGGTCAGCTGATTCAGGTTGTACGGACTACACTGCCGGCTCTGGGTCAGGTTGGTGTCTTTGTTGATGGATATGTCAACGCGTCCCTTGACCGATTCACTGTGATTCCATCGCAATGACCGGTCTTCTTCTATCTCTTCTGTTTCTCTGGACGCCTGAAACCGGTACTACCAGTATCCTTGAGCATTCTGATCCGGAAGAACCGTTAAGCAATTCTACAAGCGGAATACCTGTGCTCATGTACCACCATGTCAGCGATCCGGTTGACGGATATTACGGAGTATCCACCAGCCGGTTCCGATCAGATCTTGAGAAGCTCTGTGCAGCGGGATTCTACCTTATCACTCCCTCAGACCTTGAAAACGGACTTCTGCAGGTCCCGGCGGATCGCCGACCGTTGATGATTACTCTGGATGATGGATGGCAGGACAATTTCACTTTCATTGAAACACATGGTTCAACCGAGATCGATCCGCTCTGTGTGGTCGGTATTCTTGAACAATTCTGTGATCAGAATCCGGAATTCGGTCGAGGCGTTACATTTTTTATCTCCTGGGACAAGATCCCATTCGGTCAGGAGGAGTATATTACCGAGAAATTCAATCTTCTGATAGATATGGGTTATTCTATTGGTAATCATACGAATATGCATTCGGATTTCATGATTCTTCCCCGTACTAAATGGGAACGGGCAGTTCTGCTGCCAATGGAAAAATTCCACAGAAGGCTTGGACTGAGAACTTCCGAAATATTCGCTATGGCGTACCCCGGAGGTAGATTTCCAAAGGATCAGGGCGCAGAGGAATATCTCTCACACTTTCAATTTCAGAACAGACAGGCAGTGAGAATCGGATTTCTTGCCAATGGAAGCATATCTTCCATGAATCGTCTGCTTGATTCAACTGAAGGGATATTCCGGATAGGCAGGCTTGATATGAGCCAGTACAGCGTCAACAGGGTGCTCGGATGGAGAAATCTCATGACTGTGGGACCAAGAGATAATCTTCATGACCCGCTCCCGCCCCGCCTTCGTCAAATCTTGAACTTCAACACCATTTAACAGTGTAATTCCTTGGGGGAGCTTTCCATTCAGGAGTAATTTCGGGATACCCCATACACAGAACGGCTGTCAGTCTTGTTCCCCTTGTATCGCTGGAATTCCATGAGGGAAGTAATTGATAGAGTTTTTCAGCTATACCGTTCCATAATGTGCCATAACCCAACGTAACCGCGTGATGCATGACTGTTGTAGCGGCAATAATGCCATCCGTACGCCACGTGATATTACTTCTGGGAACATGAAAGAAAAGCACGACAGGAGCTCCCCGAAATATGACATCCCTTCCCTCTCTCATTTTCCTCAGGTATTCAGACATTCCGGTCAGCTTTCCGATCAGGAACGATATTCCGGTACAGTCAAGTATTCTCAATAACTTTTTCACCGGTCTGAGGAGTCCTTCTACAGCTTCGGCTCCTCGAACAACCCGGACACTGATATCCTGCTTGTTTACGCCGGTGGGAGATTGAGACAATACAGAAAGTACATTACCTATTTCTTCATCCGATGGGGTTATAGCCGAGAAATACCTGATAGAACGTCTTGCTTCCAGAAGCTTCAGATATTTCTCCGATGAGCAGATATCTTCAGATTCAGGAACATGATCCAATCCATAACAGTTTGCAGGACAGTAAACACCGCAATGACCGCAGGCAATACATTCATCGATTCTAAAGAATGGATGTCCATTCTGGATTTCAATTGCGCCAGAAGGACATACTTTCTCACAGATTCCGCATCCTGTGCATTCAGACTGATCAAATGACCGTTCAGGGGAGAATCTCAATATCAACCTCCTGAGTTATCAGGCCGGGTCGTACAAGAACCACTCCCGGATATGTACCATAAGCTTCCATGGAACTCCATTCTCCATCACCGTTATTATCAATAAATGCAGCTACCGTATAGCGTCCGGCCGGTATTTCATCAACAATGTACTGCCCTGGTTGTATACGCTTATAAATTCTACTTTCATCACTGCCTCCACCGGTTCTGCTTATCTGAAGAATGAGATCCTGGGCATGTGTACCTGAGATATAACCCTCGATTAAACCCGGCTCATCTCCCCACGCAGTTGAGAATGACCATGGGAAAGAGGAAAGCAGAGTATCACCCCATGCAGTTGAAATCCCTGGATGCAGTATAAAGCGGTACTGCTGTTCTCCTGTGAGCTGATGTTCGGGAATGAATTCAAAAGATCTTCCATCAATTCTATTTAATGTCCCCTCTATTAATGTGCTGTCTGATATCTGGTTAAGGGTAAGTCTGTTCTTCAGAGAATCAATATCCACCCAGAAACTGAAGGATATGCTGTACGGCCCGGCAGGATTCACATTCTCGCTTCCCGGAGCAGGATAATATGATCGCAGTCTCAGACTGTCTGCTGGAAGTGAATCAACCCCGAAGAAGGTCATGGAGTCCGATTCTGAAGGATTAAGCATGAGATCGAAAATACCGGAGGTGTATACTGTAATTTCCTCCAACGGTATTTCAGCGGTTTCCAATGTGACGGCTTTTCCGGAAAAGCCGCTTTGCAGCCAGAAACCGTGCAGATCTATGAAAGTACCTGATGTGTCCTTAATTGCCACCTGTCCCTGGCTGAAAGACGTCACTGATACTTCCTCGTTAAAAGAAATTTGCAGATGATATCGATCGAGCGCTTCAATTTCTGTGATGATGGGTCCAACTGTATCGATAACGGTTAATACAGCTTCAATATTGAGAATCTCACCTTCTGACAGGTTAACGAGAGTATCAATTCCTGCTTCCTGTTCAGAATTCCACTCAAAAGACCTGTCAGGATCTTCATAACAGAGAATCCTGTAAAATCCCCGTTCAAGCCATTGCACATCAGCTATCCCGAGTGAGTCGGCAACGGTTCTTCGCACAAGCACAGAGTCACCGGTTGAGTCTGTCATGTACCTGTACAGTTCGATCAGAGTCCTGCGGGCAATATTACCTCCTCCCTGCCTGATCATTGACAGATTGATTATTCCAGTGGGAAGCGAATCAGCTCCGCTATATGCAAGATCTACGGGAATTCCAGTATCATTACCTTGTCTATCCTGTATTTCCGGCGGCAGATGAATTATCAGCGGCATTTCTCCGGGAGGTGATTCAAGCTCTATTTCAATTCTGGAACCTTGAATGTCCAGACTGTAACTCATCTGTGGATAAAGGAATACGGTAACAGAAGCATCATCGAGCCTCTCACTCCATTCGATGGTTATCCTTTCCAGTTCAGGATATCCCGGCCCCGGGAGGGGCTCTATGGAAATAATCTCCGGCGGTGTTTCATCCTCCGGACCACCACCGGGAGCTGCCATTCGTGCGCAGGATGCTAGAATCAGCAGATATGATAGCAGGATGTATGACTTCACTCTATCTAATCCTCGCTGAATCGTTTTCGAAGTAAACCTGACCTCTTGTAGAAAGTGGATGCTTCCGTATTCCTTTTAAGCTTCTCAAGCACAATGGCGAATTCAATAAGATAATCCGGATCATCCGGTACAAGTTCGAGAGCAGTCCTGAGATAGTTCTCGGCACTTGCCAGATCCCCTGTCAGATTACCGCATCTCCCAAGATAAAAGAAAGCAGGAGCGTAATCGGGTTTGTTTTCAATAATTATCTCAAGAAGCTCGATTGCGCGATCATACAAACCGCTTCGAAGCATGAATACTCCCTGCAGAAGCATTATGTCCGTGTCTGACGCGCCTGCTTCTCTTGCACTTGTCTCCCACTCACTAATTTTCATCGAACTCACTTTACGTATCAGTTCCCTTACGTATACCGTCTGGATGCCGGGATGATCCTTATCCTGTGAATCTGATTCGGGTTTATCCGCTTGTTCATTCACCGCACTTTCCTTTGGACTATGATCTTCAGACATCAGCTCCTCAATGTCAGGGCCTGTATCCTTTTTCTCCTCCTTCTTCCTATCTATGAAAAGAGCCATCTGCCTTCCGGTCAACTTGCTTCCTATTAGATGAGAGAACATCATCGTCTGCTTCTTCGGATCGATAATTCTTACCAGAGGTCGCAGCTGAAATTCACTTATTTCATCAGTAAGAAGGAGTTTTTTACGCATTCCGGATGGAAGCTTCAGAAGATTGAGAATCTGTGTTATTCGAGCTCTTGAATAGCCCAGCAGTTCTGAAAGCCTGCTCCTGTTCTCGCATAATCCGTTTCGGAGCAGTCCGTCGAACAGGAGAGCTTCTTCGGTGCAATTCACTATGGATTCATGAGCCAGAGGAATATGCACGTTACTGCGCACTATAAGCGCTCTGATTGAAAGGGGCCTCTTTGCGAGCATCCGCCAGAAGCTTCTATGATGAGCAAGAAGAGTATATCTCACAGAAGCACTTTCTTCATCAGTTCTCTCGAAATCACGTTCCTCTATCAGAATTGGTGGAACATACGGTTCCTTCTGATGGAATTCCAGATCCCATTCGTCAGGAGGGTCCACGAAAGCAATCTGTTCCAGTTTTACCTCCTCAAGCAACATGTGCTCCAGCACTTCCCCGGATTCCCTTTTCTTCTCCATTACGATCCCCCTTCAGCAAATAGGAATTCATCTATTAAATCCGGATTATCTTCCATCCAGTTTATTCCTTCAATTCTTCTGAACATGTTCTTCTGTCTTCGTACCAGGCGCCATGTATTGATGGAAATGGCTTCAATAATCTCATCTTCTGTTGAAATACTTCCATCCAGGAATGCGAGTACTTCACTGTATCCAATTGTCCTGCCAAGAGCACTGTTCCTTCCCCATCCGGCACTCAGTAAAGCTTCCACTTCTTCTATCAATCCAGCATCCATCATTTTCATTGCTCTTCTCCGGATCCTCCGTCTGTGTTCATCACGCGGAATGGAGATCCCTGCTATAAGAAACCTCTTCCTTTCTGAGGGATTCCCGCCTTTTCTGAAGGATGATGGTGGTTTTCCACTCTGAAAATAAACCTCCAGTGCTCTCTCCTGTCTTCTTTTATCGCTTTCTCCAATTTTATCCGCAAGCTCCGGGTCAACTCGCTGGAGAATTTCGTTTAGAAAACCGGGTCTCTCATTTTCAATCAATTTCAGGCCTTCTCTGATCTCATCACACCTGGGCGGCATTTCATCGAGGAAGCCGGTCAGAGCAAGGATATACAGCGCAGTTCCACCTGCTATTACAGGAACTGATCCTCCTGCGCCTATCTGAATGATAAGTTCCCTGGCTTTGTCGGCAAACATTCCGGCAGAGAAAACCTCATCCGGATCGATCTGATCCAGCAAATGATGCCTTAGCTGAGATTGCTCTTCAAGTGATGGTTTAGCAGTGCCGATATCCATTCCCCTGTAAACCTGTCTGGAATCAGCGTTAATGATCTCAATGCTGTGCCTGCTTGACAGTTCCAGCAGAATACTGGTTTTCCCTGAAGCTGTGCATCCAGTCAGAACAGGAGTTAAAGAATCATCTGCCAAATTTTTCCTCCAGATCTTCAAAGGAAATCTCGATAAGTGTAGGCCTGCCGTGTGGACAGTGAAAGGGATCGGATGTTGAAAACAGCTGATCCACAAGATGTCTTGTTTCAATTGGAGAAAGGGAATCGCCGAACTTAACAGCTCCTGCACAGGCCGCAGCCGCTGCAACACGCTCCTGCAGGGGCATATCTTCATTTTCCGGATCCTGAAGAGATCTGAGAATTTCCCGAAGAGCACTGATACCGTGAAATGTACCAGGAGGAACTGCGGTTAAAATGAGTGTATCATCTTCAATATGGTATTCGAATCCGGATCTGTTCAAAACAACTCTATACTCTTCCAGATGGTCAAGTTCCTCTCCATCAAGCTTCACATTCTCAGGCAGGAGTAATTTCTGCTGACCGGATTCAGAGTCATTCCTGATAGAATTCATTACTGTCTCGAAGAGTATTCGTTCGTGTGCTGCATGCTGGTCTATGAGAGCAATACCTGTTTCGGTCGATGTGACCAGGTATGACCTGCCTATCTGTACGATTGGAAAGGAGGATTCGGATCTGTCATACGCTTCAGTCTGCAGTGGCGCCTGAACCTCCATAGCCGTTCTGAACAGGTCCTCAGACCGTCTATCAGTCTTCGCAGCTCTAATGGACGATATACTGTATCCTGAGGGTGCCGGTGACAGCATCGCCTTCTTTCGGGAATCAAGAAGATCACCAAGCGCAGATTCAACCGCTGACCTGACAGTTGAAGGCTCTCTGAACCTGACTTCCCTTTTTGCCGGATGCACGTTCACATCCACTTCAGAAGGTGGAAGCGTAACGCTGCAGAACAGCAGCGGATATCCAGCAGGCCCCGCAAGCACAGAGTCAATCGGCCCTGATACCAGACCTGTATAAACAAGCCTTCCGTTAACAAGAATGTACTGATGAGTTTTTCTGTTCCACCGGTTATCCGGAAACCAGATCAGTTCAACATCTGTTTTCCCGGAACTGCCTTTTGATTCAACGTAACGGTTCTCACCCGGAATACCGTATCTTGCGCGCAGTCTTGCCGGAATAGACTGCCCCGCTGTAAGATAAAACACTTCTCTTGCATTATGAATGAATCTGAACGAGACGTCCGTTCTTGCCAGTGAGCAACCCGTGAGATATTTCTCCACCCAGGACAGTTCAGTTGACTGTCTTCTGAGGAATCGCCTTCTTGCCGGTTGATTATAAAAGAGTCCTGAGGCGGTAATAGTCGTTCCCCTGGTTCTTGCAGCCGAAGATACATCGCGGAGTTCACCGCCGTCCATTCTAAGTTTCCAGCCTTCAGAACCATCAGACGTAAGTATTGAGAAATGAGTTACTGCCGCAATGCTTGGAAGGGCTTCGCCCCTGAATCCCAGTGTCATCAAACTATCAAGATCACTCTGCAAAGTAATTTTACTGGTAGCGTGTCGTTGAACTGATAACAGAAGATCATGCCTGTTCATTCCTGAGCCGTTATCCCGAACGGTGATTGATTTTCTTCCACCCTGTTCAAGCTCTACGGTTATTAAAGTTGCTCCTGCATCCAGCGCATTCTCAAGAAGCTCCTTGACTACAGAAGCAGGCCGCTCTACAACTTCACCGGCTGATATAAGGTTGATAACACTGTCGCTGAGAACACGTATACTAGCCTGCATATTCCACCGGAATTCCATTCTGAATAATGGTGCCGGGAGAGGGACTTGAACCCTCACGCCCCTAAGGAGCAACGGATTTTAAGTCCGTTGTGTCTGCCAATTCCACCACCCCGGCAGCATAGTCTGTTTGTTAACGCAGAATATACGAAAGCATATTGTGTAGTACAAGCAATGTTTGAGAATATTCTCGAAGAATGTCTATTCCGAGATAATCAGACACCTTCCCGTTTCAATGGAATTCCCAGCCTGAATGCTGTAGAGATACATTCCGGATTCAATACCGGCAGGATTCCAGTCCACGGAGTAAGTTCCAGGTATCTGCTCTCCCTGTGTCAGTACAGAAATCAGTCTCCCTCTTATATCGAATACTCTGATGGAGACTTCACATGCGCCGGACAGTGAATAGACAAATGCGGTCTGAGAACAGAACGGGTTCGGATAATTCCGGATCGAACTGATAAGTCCGTAACCGTAATCACCTGTCTCAATTCCTGTTCCGGGATAAGTAAATTCGTAGAGATCAACGCCGGTATCTCCTGCGGAATTTGACCCGGATACCTGTACGGAATAAGCTCCATCACCGGAAGCTGCAAAAGTTCCCTCCCAGTCGGTTCCACTGCCTGTCATCTCTACAAAAGCTACGGAATCATCGGGAAACTCCACTCTCAGCATAGGTATGGAGTTCAGTTTCATGTAGTACATAGCTTTCGGTACATGGCGGCCATATTCGCCTCGCTCAAAAATAACATGAATATTCATGTATCCATCAACTTTGCATTTTACATACCTGACCTTCTGACTCGACAAAAAAGCGGCTTCCTGAATCAGTGTAAGG
Proteins encoded in this region:
- a CDS encoding Ig-like domain-containing protein, which produces MKSYILLSYLLILASCARMAAPGGGPEDETPPEIISIEPLPGPGYPELERITIEWSERLDDASVTVFLYPQMSYSLDIQGSRIEIELESPPGEMPLIIHLPPEIQDRQGNDTGIPVDLAYSGADSLPTGIINLSMIRQGGGNIARRTLIELYRYMTDSTGDSVLVRRTVADSLGIADVQWLERGFYRILCYEDPDRSFEWNSEQEAGIDTLVNLSEGEILNIEAVLTVIDTVGPIITEIEALDRYHLQISFNEEVSVTSFSQGQVAIKDTSGTFIDLHGFWLQSGFSGKAVTLETAEIPLEEITVYTSGIFDLMLNPSESDSMTFFGVDSLPADSLRLRSYYPAPGSENVNPAGPYSISFSFWVDIDSLKNRLTLNQISDSTLIEGTLNRIDGRSFEFIPEHQLTGEQQYRFILHPGISTAWGDTLLSSFPWSFSTAWGDEPGLIEGYISGTHAQDLILQISRTGGGSDESRIYKRIQPGQYIVDEIPAGRYTVAAFIDNNGDGEWSSMEAYGTYPGVVLVRPGLITQEVDIEILP
- the miaA gene encoding tRNA (adenosine(37)-N6)-dimethylallyltransferase MiaA; translated protein: MADDSLTPVLTGCTASGKTSILLELSSRHSIEIINADSRQVYRGMDIGTAKPSLEEQSQLRHHLLDQIDPDEVFSAGMFADKARELIIQIGAGGSVPVIAGGTALYILALTGFLDEMPPRCDEIREGLKLIENERPGFLNEILQRVDPELADKIGESDKRRQERALEVYFQSGKPPSSFRKGGNPSERKRFLIAGISIPRDEHRRRIRRRAMKMMDAGLIEEVEALLSAGWGRNSALGRTIGYSEVLAFLDGSISTEDEIIEAISINTWRLVRRQKNMFRRIEGINWMEDNPDLIDEFLFAEGGS
- a CDS encoding tetratricopeptide repeat protein, producing the protein MEKKRESGEVLEHMLLEEVKLEQIAFVDPPDEWDLEFHQKEPYVPPILIEERDFERTDEESASVRYTLLAHHRSFWRMLAKRPLSIRALIVRSNVHIPLAHESIVNCTEEALLFDGLLRNGLCENRSRLSELLGYSRARITQILNLLKLPSGMRKKLLLTDEISEFQLRPLVRIIDPKKQTMMFSHLIGSKLTGRQMALFIDRKKEEKKDTGPDIEELMSEDHSPKESAVNEQADKPESDSQDKDHPGIQTVYVRELIRKVSSMKISEWETSAREAGASDTDIMLLQGVFMLRSGLYDRAIELLEIIIENKPDYAPAFFYLGRCGNLTGDLASAENYLRTALELVPDDPDYLIEFAIVLEKLKRNTEASTFYKRSGLLRKRFSED
- the mutL gene encoding DNA mismatch repair endonuclease MutL, giving the protein MQASIRVLSDSVINLISAGEVVERPASVVKELLENALDAGATLITVELEQGGRKSITVRDNGSGMNRHDLLLSVQRHATSKITLQSDLDSLMTLGFRGEALPSIAAVTHFSILTSDGSEGWKLRMDGGELRDVSSAARTRGTTITASGLFYNQPARRRFLRRQSTELSWVEKYLTGCSLARTDVSFRFIHNAREVFYLTAGQSIPARLRARYGIPGENRYVESKGSSGKTDVELIWFPDNRWNRKTHQYILVNGRLVYTGLVSGPIDSVLAGPAGYPLLFCSVTLPPSEVDVNVHPAKREVRFREPSTVRSAVESALGDLLDSRKKAMLSPAPSGYSISSIRAAKTDRRSEDLFRTAMEVQAPLQTEAYDRSESSFPIVQIGRSYLVTSTETGIALIDQHAAHERILFETVMNSIRNDSESGQQKLLLPENVKLDGEELDHLEEYRVVLNRSGFEYHIEDDTLILTAVPPGTFHGISALREILRSLQDPENEDMPLQERVAAAAACAGAVKFGDSLSPIETRHLVDQLFSTSDPFHCPHGRPTLIEISFEDLEEKFGR
- a CDS encoding 4Fe-4S binding protein; translated protein: MRFSPERSFDQSECTGCGICEKVCPSGAIEIQNGHPFFRIDECIACGHCGVYCPANCYGLDHVPESEDICSSEKYLKLLEARRSIRYFSAITPSDEEIGNVLSVLSQSPTGVNKQDISVRVVRGAEAVEGLLRPVKKLLRILDCTGISFLIGKLTGMSEYLRKMREGRDVIFRGAPVVLFFHVPRSNITWRTDGIIAATTVMHHAVTLGYGTLWNGIAEKLYQLLPSWNSSDTRGTRLTAVLCMGYPEITPEWKAPPRNYTVKWC